A segment of the Bradyrhizobium sp. CCBAU 53340 genome:
CAGCATGAATCACGAGGGGATGAAATTCTCCCTGTTCTCGCGCGAACTGATTGCCGACTCGATCGAGGCTGTCGTCCATGGCCTCGCTTACGACGCGCTGATCGGATACGGCGGATGCGACAAGACGCTCCCAGGCGTGATGATGGGCATGGTTCGTTGCAACATACCGTCGATCTTCATCTATGGCGGCAGCTCACTACCGGGTCGCGTGGATGGACGAACGCTGACGGTGCTCGACTCCTATGAAGCGGTCGGGAGCTTCATGACCGGGGAGATCGACGCTGCGACGCTCGAGCGGATCGAGCGCGCCTGCCTGCCGACCATCGGCGCCTGCGCTGGTCAGTTCACCGCGAACACCATGGGAATGGTGTCGGAAGCTATGGGCCTGACCATTCCCAACGTGTCGATGGTGCCTGGCGTCTATGCCGAGCGCGCGCAGATCTCGCGCCGCGCCGGACGGTTGATCATGGACATGTTGCAGCGCGGTGGGCCGCTGCCGCGCGACATCGTGACGCGAAAATCTCTGGAAAACGGAGCGGCAATCGTTGCCGCGACGGGCGGTTCGACCAATGCCGCGCTGCATCTGCCGGCGATGGCGAACGAGGCCGGCATCGCCTTCACGATCGACGATGTCGGCGAGGTCTTTGCCAGGACGCCGCTGATCGGAAACTTGCGGCCAGGAGGCAAGTACACGGCGAAAGATGTCTACAACATCGGCGGTGCGGCCGTGGTGATCCGCGAGTTGATCCAGAGTGGGCATATCGATGGCAGCTGCCTGACCATTACGGGGCGCATGCTTGCTGAGGAATATGGCGCGGCCAACACGCCCGACGGCGAGGTCGTCTACGCGGCCCGCGCGCCAATCATGCCCGATGGCGGTGTCGCCGTGCTGAAGGGCAATCTTTGCCCTGACGGAGCGGTGATCAAGGTGGCGGGTTTGAAGAGTCTGGTTTTCGAGGGCGTCGCGCGCGTGTTCGAGGATGAAGAGGCTTGTGTCGCGGCGGTTCGCGATCGCAGCTACAAGGCCGGTGAGGTCCTGGTGATCCGCAATGAAGGTCCGGTGGGCGGGCCCGGCATGCGCGAGATGCTTGGCGTCACGGCGCTGATTTACGGGCAGGGCATGGGCGAGAAGGTGGCCCTGATCACGGATGGCCGGTTCTCAGGTGCTACGCGGGGCATGTGCATCGGCTACGTATCTCCGGAGGCGTTCGTTGGCGGCCCGCTGGCGCTCGTTCGCGACGGCGACAAGATCCGGATTGATGCCGCTGGCCGTCGCATGGATCTGCTGGTCGATGAACAGGAACTCGCGGCGCGACGATGCGATTGGAAACAGCGCCGGCCGCGTCATCGCGCTGGTGCGCTCGCAAAATATGCGCGTCTGGTCGGTCAGGCGCCGGGCGGAGCCGTTACCCATGAGGGGCCAGCGGAGTGGCCGTGGTTCGATTAAGGCATCGCGCGAGCGAAAATGACGATTGGTTTGGCAGGCTTCTTGCTAAGTTCGGGCGGCTGATGGAGGACGTTCAGC
Coding sequences within it:
- the ilvD gene encoding dihydroxy-acid dehydratase: MKKLRSRITTDGLDRAPHRAFMRAMGLDDAAIARPMVGIVSMKGEQTPCNMTHDFQVAAAKTGIEEAGGTPREFSTVSVSDGISMNHEGMKFSLFSRELIADSIEAVVHGLAYDALIGYGGCDKTLPGVMMGMVRCNIPSIFIYGGSSLPGRVDGRTLTVLDSYEAVGSFMTGEIDAATLERIERACLPTIGACAGQFTANTMGMVSEAMGLTIPNVSMVPGVYAERAQISRRAGRLIMDMLQRGGPLPRDIVTRKSLENGAAIVAATGGSTNAALHLPAMANEAGIAFTIDDVGEVFARTPLIGNLRPGGKYTAKDVYNIGGAAVVIRELIQSGHIDGSCLTITGRMLAEEYGAANTPDGEVVYAARAPIMPDGGVAVLKGNLCPDGAVIKVAGLKSLVFEGVARVFEDEEACVAAVRDRSYKAGEVLVIRNEGPVGGPGMREMLGVTALIYGQGMGEKVALITDGRFSGATRGMCIGYVSPEAFVGGPLALVRDGDKIRIDAAGRRMDLLVDEQELAARRCDWKQRRPRHRAGALAKYARLVGQAPGGAVTHEGPAEWPWFD